Proteins from a single region of Halorubrum sp. 2020YC2:
- a CDS encoding 2,3,4,5-tetrahydropyridine-2,6-dicarboxylate N-succinyltransferase, whose amino-acid sequence MSLEADVADLWNRYQDGLTAADATDADAAVIDEFLAALEAGEVRAAEKTGDDVTSWEANEWVKRGILLNFGLRETEPREYGGVTYHDVLPLRDTDDLAERGTRNTPDGTAIRRGAYLGGDCIMMSPSFVNMGAYVGDGTLVDSCDTVGSCAQLGENVKLGANTLIGGVLEPVEDAPVVIEDGVSLGAGCRVTSGFRVGEDSIVGENTLLTPRIPVYDLVEEEVIYGHLPAERRAFTRMVESSVGDHDLFDGGAYKPAVVATHVEEDTLEATRREDALRE is encoded by the coding sequence ATGAGCCTCGAAGCCGACGTAGCCGACCTCTGGAACCGGTATCAGGACGGGCTGACCGCCGCGGACGCGACCGACGCGGACGCGGCCGTGATCGACGAGTTCCTCGCCGCCTTGGAGGCGGGCGAGGTCCGAGCGGCCGAGAAGACCGGCGACGACGTGACCTCGTGGGAGGCCAACGAGTGGGTGAAGCGGGGAATTCTGCTCAACTTCGGCCTGCGCGAGACCGAGCCACGCGAATACGGCGGCGTCACCTACCACGACGTGTTGCCGCTCCGCGACACCGACGACCTCGCGGAGCGCGGCACGCGCAACACGCCGGACGGGACCGCGATCCGCCGCGGGGCGTACCTCGGCGGCGACTGCATCATGATGAGCCCCTCGTTCGTCAACATGGGCGCGTACGTCGGTGACGGCACCCTCGTCGACTCCTGTGACACCGTCGGCTCCTGCGCGCAGTTGGGCGAGAACGTCAAGCTCGGCGCCAACACGCTGATCGGCGGCGTCCTCGAACCGGTCGAGGACGCGCCGGTAGTGATCGAAGACGGCGTCTCGCTGGGCGCGGGCTGCCGGGTCACCTCGGGATTCCGGGTCGGGGAGGACTCGATCGTCGGGGAGAACACGCTTCTCACGCCTCGCATCCCGGTCTACGACCTCGTCGAGGAGGAAGTGATCTACGGGCACCTCCCGGCCGAGCGCCGCGCGTTCACCCGGATGGTGGAGTCGTCCGTCGGGGACCACGACCTCTTCGACGGCGGCGCGTACAAGCCCGCGGTCGTCGCGACCCACGTCGAGGAGGACACCCTCGAAGCGACGCGGCGGGAGGACGCGCTCCGCGAATGA
- a CDS encoding aldehyde dehydrogenase family protein, giving the protein MGRERSGEGDGPGTANRLDETEASTRNEPGGPTADSLGRAGRAVAAARTAAGELAAWEPDAVDGLVRAVGERLADGEAVSRLARSAANETGRGHPGTKAEKVATELDAARRTLRSAPTAGAVDRDGAAGTVTVAGPMGVVGASVPAAHPVVVPAVLSLYGLATRNAVVLAPSPSTVETCDVVVETVRRALSDAGAPTGAVSMLPAPASKPETDALFERADFVVAAGSEATVAAGQRCGTPNVAAGADGVVSVADGSVPPEAVATRVAVGATYDFGAHPAGDAAVVTVSPAVGPLCTALEEEGGYVLNAAERDRFRALLDGSRGGDEAVGGAVDGEAGAVDGETDPRGNSPRWLAAALDLPSPAREAAFFVAEPDGADDPLATLSGVPAIAVHGRDGFDAATALAAEIGTPHAAAVHTTQQRRARRVAERLSPGRLVVNQPGIAATGARSNGFEAAPVLGGGAVEGSQLCGGLTPERLTRTTTVAATSVTDEASHRNGAGETLRGP; this is encoded by the coding sequence ATGGGACGGGAGCGAAGCGGCGAGGGCGACGGACCGGGAACGGCGAACCGACTCGACGAAACGGAAGCGAGCACCCGGAACGAACCGGGGGGACCCACCGCGGACTCGCTGGGGCGCGCGGGGCGGGCCGTCGCGGCGGCGCGGACGGCGGCCGGCGAACTGGCCGCGTGGGAGCCCGACGCCGTCGACGGCCTCGTGCGGGCGGTCGGCGAGCGGCTGGCGGACGGGGAGGCGGTCAGTCGCCTCGCGCGGTCGGCGGCGAACGAGACGGGGCGAGGCCACCCGGGGACGAAGGCCGAGAAGGTCGCGACCGAACTCGACGCCGCCCGGCGGACGCTCCGGAGCGCGCCGACCGCGGGCGCGGTCGACCGCGACGGCGCGGCGGGCACGGTGACCGTCGCCGGTCCGATGGGCGTCGTCGGGGCGTCCGTCCCCGCGGCGCACCCGGTCGTAGTCCCCGCCGTCCTCTCGCTGTACGGGCTCGCGACCCGGAACGCGGTCGTCTTGGCGCCCTCGCCGTCGACCGTCGAGACCTGCGACGTCGTCGTCGAGACCGTCCGCCGCGCGCTCTCCGACGCGGGGGCGCCGACCGGCGCGGTCTCGATGCTGCCCGCGCCGGCCTCGAAGCCCGAGACGGACGCGCTGTTCGAGCGCGCCGACTTCGTCGTCGCGGCGGGGTCCGAGGCGACGGTCGCGGCGGGGCAGCGCTGCGGGACGCCGAACGTCGCCGCCGGCGCGGACGGCGTCGTCTCCGTCGCGGACGGGTCGGTTCCCCCCGAGGCCGTGGCGACGCGGGTGGCGGTGGGGGCGACCTACGACTTCGGGGCCCACCCCGCGGGCGACGCCGCGGTCGTCACGGTCTCGCCGGCCGTCGGCCCGCTGTGTACCGCCTTAGAGGAGGAGGGCGGGTACGTCCTCAACGCCGCCGAGCGCGACCGCTTCCGGGCGCTGCTCGACGGCTCGCGGGGAGGCGACGAGGCGGTGGGCGGAGCGGTCGACGGCGAGGCGGGAGCGGTCGACGGCGAGACGGATCCGCGCGGCAACTCTCCCCGCTGGCTGGCGGCCGCGCTCGACCTCCCGAGTCCGGCCAGAGAGGCGGCCTTTTTCGTTGCCGAACCCGACGGCGCCGACGACCCGCTCGCGACGCTGTCCGGGGTCCCCGCGATAGCCGTCCACGGCCGCGACGGGTTCGACGCCGCGACGGCGCTCGCGGCCGAGATCGGTACCCCCCACGCCGCGGCGGTCCACACCACCCAGCAGCGCCGCGCGCGACGCGTCGCGGAGCGGCTCTCTCCCGGGCGCCTCGTCGTCAACCAGCCGGGGATCGCCGCGACGGGCGCGCGCTCGAACGGGTTCGAGGCGGCGCCGGTGCTGGGCGGCGGGGCCGTCGAGGGGAGCCAGCTCTGCGGCGGACTCACGCCCGAGCGCCTCACGCGGACGACGACCGTCGCCGCGACGAGCGTGACGGACGAGGCGTCACACCGGAACGGCGCGGGGGAGACGCTTCGCGGGCCCTGA
- a CDS encoding HD domain-containing protein, with the protein MSDPADDTPDPTEDAPDPTDGAREGIGADPDADRHEYDPDADHAFPDDRLNEVMSWLTSDEEVLAYLEAQNVNPVARKGYNDHGAKHVEIVRDRALRLYDLLKSGGVEFNGARQQGLDEADEPVIVALAATLHDIGHVVHRHDHPYYSIPLAADLLDDLLADFYGVADQVRVKAEVLHAILCHHTEEQPLTLEAGVVRIADGLDMERGRSRVPYEEGGRGINTVSSQAIERVSLREGDETPVQVVIRMNNAAGVYQVDSLLKAKIDGSLLEDRIRTVAINTHSDGNDGNGPIVDRVEL; encoded by the coding sequence ATGAGCGACCCTGCCGACGACACGCCCGACCCGACGGAAGACGCCCCGGATCCGACGGACGGCGCGCGCGAGGGGATCGGCGCGGACCCCGACGCCGACCGCCACGAGTACGACCCGGACGCCGACCACGCGTTCCCCGACGACCGGCTCAACGAGGTCATGTCGTGGCTCACGTCGGACGAGGAGGTCCTCGCGTACCTGGAGGCGCAGAACGTCAACCCGGTCGCGCGGAAGGGATACAACGACCACGGCGCCAAACACGTCGAGATCGTCCGCGACCGCGCGCTGCGGCTGTACGACCTGCTCAAGTCCGGCGGGGTCGAGTTCAACGGCGCGCGCCAGCAGGGGTTAGACGAGGCCGACGAGCCGGTGATCGTCGCGCTTGCGGCGACGCTCCACGACATCGGCCACGTCGTCCACCGTCACGACCACCCGTACTACTCGATCCCGCTGGCGGCGGACTTACTGGACGACCTCCTCGCAGACTTCTACGGCGTGGCCGATCAGGTCCGCGTGAAGGCGGAGGTGCTCCACGCGATCCTGTGTCACCACACGGAGGAGCAGCCGCTCACGCTGGAGGCGGGCGTCGTCCGGATCGCGGACGGTCTCGACATGGAGCGCGGGCGCTCGCGCGTCCCCTACGAGGAGGGCGGCCGCGGGATCAACACCGTCTCCTCGCAGGCGATCGAGCGCGTCTCGCTGCGCGAAGGCGACGAGACGCCCGTTCAGGTCGTGATCCGGATGAACAACGCCGCCGGCGTCTATCAGGTTGACTCCCTGTTGAAGGCGAAGATCGACGGGTCGTTGCTCGAAGACCGGATCCGGACGGTCGCGATCAACACGCACAGCGACGGGAACGACGGGAACGGCCCGATCGTCGACCGGGTCGAGCTCTGA
- the dapB gene encoding 4-hydroxy-tetrahydrodipicolinate reductase encodes MSGEGLAIAVTGAGGRMGREVIEAAADREGVAVAVAVNRTPTDPVAGVAVGDAADLDDLLASEDPDVLVDFTGPASAVAYAETCADAGVPLVTGTTGFSDAQIDGLRAASEAVPVLKASNFARGVAALRRAVREAAAALPGYDVELTETHHNAKRDAPSGTAKSILDDVEDVRSDLDERVHGREGDAPRSAGEVGVHARRAGDVTGEHEVLLAGNRETLELTHRAGDRGVFAEGALDAAAWLSDRDAGWYGFGDVLDAGAGGDGSEGSDAGDADE; translated from the coding sequence ATGAGCGGCGAAGGCCTGGCAATCGCCGTCACCGGCGCGGGCGGTCGCATGGGCCGCGAGGTGATCGAGGCGGCCGCCGACCGCGAGGGCGTCGCGGTCGCGGTCGCGGTCAACCGCACGCCGACCGACCCGGTGGCGGGCGTCGCGGTCGGGGACGCCGCCGACCTCGACGACCTGCTCGCGAGCGAAGATCCGGACGTCCTCGTCGACTTCACCGGGCCGGCCTCGGCGGTCGCGTACGCCGAGACCTGCGCCGACGCGGGCGTCCCCCTCGTGACGGGGACGACCGGGTTTTCTGACGCGCAGATCGACGGTCTCCGGGCCGCGAGCGAGGCGGTGCCCGTCCTCAAGGCGTCGAACTTCGCTCGCGGCGTGGCCGCGCTGCGCCGGGCGGTCCGGGAGGCCGCCGCCGCGCTCCCCGGCTACGACGTGGAGCTGACCGAGACGCACCACAACGCGAAGCGCGACGCCCCCTCTGGCACCGCAAAGTCGATCCTCGACGACGTCGAGGACGTGCGCTCCGACCTCGACGAGCGCGTCCACGGCCGCGAGGGCGACGCCCCCCGGAGCGCCGGCGAGGTGGGCGTCCACGCCCGCCGCGCGGGCGACGTGACCGGGGAACACGAGGTCCTGCTTGCCGGGAACCGCGAGACGCTCGAACTCACGCACCGCGCCGGCGACCGCGGGGTGTTCGCGGAGGGCGCGCTCGACGCCGCCGCGTGGCTCTCCGACCGCGACGCGGGGTGGTACGGGTTCGGGGACGTGCTGGACGCCGGTGCGGGCGGCGACGGCAGCGAGGGCAGCGACGCCGGGGACGCCGATGAATAA
- the dapA gene encoding 4-hydroxy-tetrahydrodipicolinate synthase, with protein MTDTTTTTPYATQDETNSERTDAPFEGVYPAMTTPFIDDGAVDHDQLAENARYLERAGVDGVVPVGSTGESATMSHDEHVAVIETVRDAVDDIPVIAGTGSNNTAEALSLSERAADAGADGLLLISPYYNRPEPAGFLEHYRTVADAVDLPQIVYNVPSRTGQSIPVDVTAELAEHPNIRGYKAASGDLNLISEVIERTRNEEFAVLSGDDGLTLPVLSIGGTGTISVVANVEPERACAMVGAALSGDYGRARALHHELSPLVRELFAETNPIPVKEAMHVRGRGGPRVRSPLSRLSEERRESLRELLAAYDEHAPGTLDLTAAEPAVAGDAE; from the coding sequence ATGACAGACACGACCACCACGACACCCTACGCGACGCAAGACGAGACGAACAGCGAGCGAACCGACGCGCCCTTCGAGGGCGTCTACCCGGCGATGACGACGCCGTTCATCGACGACGGCGCGGTCGACCACGACCAGCTGGCCGAGAACGCCCGATACCTCGAACGCGCGGGCGTCGACGGCGTCGTCCCGGTCGGCTCGACCGGCGAGTCAGCGACGATGAGCCACGACGAGCACGTGGCGGTGATCGAGACGGTCCGCGACGCCGTAGACGACATCCCCGTGATCGCGGGCACCGGCTCGAACAACACCGCGGAGGCGCTCTCGCTGTCGGAGCGCGCGGCCGACGCGGGCGCCGACGGCCTGCTCCTCATCTCGCCGTACTACAACAGGCCCGAGCCGGCCGGCTTCCTCGAACACTACCGGACGGTCGCGGACGCGGTCGACCTCCCGCAGATCGTGTACAACGTGCCGAGCCGCACGGGACAGTCGATCCCGGTCGACGTCACCGCCGAGCTCGCGGAACACCCGAACATCCGGGGGTACAAGGCCGCCTCCGGCGACCTCAACCTCATCAGCGAGGTGATAGAGCGGACCCGAAACGAGGAGTTCGCGGTGCTGTCGGGCGACGACGGGCTCACGCTTCCCGTCCTCTCTATCGGCGGCACGGGCACGATCAGCGTCGTCGCCAACGTCGAGCCGGAGCGCGCCTGCGCGATGGTCGGCGCCGCGCTCTCGGGCGACTACGGCCGGGCGCGGGCGCTCCACCACGAGCTGTCGCCGCTCGTCCGCGAGCTGTTCGCCGAGACGAACCCGATCCCGGTGAAAGAGGCGATGCACGTCCGCGGGCGCGGCGGGCCGCGCGTCCGGTCGCCGCTCTCGCGGCTCTCCGAGGAGCGGCGCGAGTCGCTCCGCGAACTGCTGGCCGCGTACGACGAGCACGCGCCGGGGACGCTCGACCTGACGGCCGCCGAGCCCGCGGTCGCGGGGGACGCGGAATGA
- a CDS encoding M20/M25/M40 family metallo-hydrolase, protein MSGGSDADADADTDTGSGFDPVSFLEDAVRIPSHESPDETREFVVDLLDARGADPAVVADGCVLAEKRSPAPEAGPHLVLNTHLDTVTPNVPFERSAAREDERSGSAPTEGEPEEVIRGRGACDAKGPLAALVAGFLAADPDRGRVTLALTPDEEALSLGAAALTGRLPGTDDRLDGDLFLVGEPTGLDACTAAKGRFQATVELSGTAAHAAEFAGANAVAAAEDALAAVRTFDDGADAHPQLGPPKLTPTVIEGGAATNQVPADCEITVDRRSVPPETAEEFRSSLADAVRSSIPDGTGEGGDADAERGGVDAAVALTDRGSPFLEAFATDPDRELVRAVAGAAREAGDAVGLPSERGGSVRPFGAATEASYFAPAPTVVFGPGDLADDAGAVAHAEREYVRVREVEAAAATVEAAVAALLE, encoded by the coding sequence ATGAGCGGCGGAAGCGACGCCGACGCGGACGCCGACACGGACACCGGGTCCGGCTTCGACCCGGTCTCGTTCCTCGAAGACGCGGTCCGGATTCCCTCTCACGAGTCCCCCGACGAGACCCGCGAGTTCGTCGTTGACCTGCTGGACGCCCGTGGCGCCGACCCCGCGGTCGTCGCGGACGGCTGCGTCCTCGCGGAGAAGCGCTCGCCGGCCCCCGAGGCCGGCCCGCACCTCGTATTGAACACCCACCTCGACACGGTGACGCCGAACGTCCCGTTCGAGCGGAGCGCGGCGCGAGAGGACGAGCGCAGCGGTTCCGCGCCGACCGAAGGGGAGCCCGAAGAAGTGATTCGCGGCCGGGGCGCCTGCGACGCGAAGGGACCGCTCGCGGCGCTCGTAGCTGGATTCCTCGCCGCCGACCCCGACCGCGGCCGGGTCACGCTCGCGCTCACGCCCGACGAGGAGGCGCTGTCGCTCGGCGCGGCGGCGCTGACCGGCCGGCTCCCGGGGACCGACGACCGGCTCGACGGCGACCTGTTCCTGGTCGGGGAGCCGACCGGCCTCGACGCGTGCACCGCCGCGAAGGGGAGATTTCAGGCGACCGTCGAGCTGTCCGGGACCGCCGCGCACGCCGCGGAGTTCGCCGGCGCGAACGCGGTCGCGGCCGCGGAGGACGCGCTCGCCGCGGTCCGGACGTTCGACGACGGCGCGGACGCCCACCCGCAACTGGGGCCGCCGAAGCTCACGCCAACGGTCATCGAGGGCGGCGCGGCAACCAATCAGGTGCCGGCGGACTGCGAGATAACGGTCGACCGGCGGAGCGTCCCGCCGGAGACGGCCGAGGAGTTCCGGTCCTCCCTCGCGGACGCGGTCCGGTCGTCCATCCCCGACGGCACGGGGGAGGGCGGCGACGCCGACGCCGAGCGCGGCGGCGTCGACGCCGCGGTCGCGCTCACCGACCGCGGGTCGCCGTTCCTTGAGGCGTTCGCGACGGACCCGGACCGCGAACTCGTCCGAGCGGTCGCGGGCGCGGCGCGCGAGGCGGGCGACGCGGTCGGCCTTCCGAGCGAGCGCGGCGGGAGCGTGCGACCCTTCGGCGCCGCGACGGAGGCCTCCTACTTCGCGCCGGCGCCGACGGTGGTGTTCGGGCCGGGCGACCTCGCGGACGACGCGGGCGCGGTCGCGCACGCCGAGCGGGAGTACGTCCGGGTGCGCGAGGTGGAGGCGGCCGCGGCGACGGTGGAGGCCGCGGTGGCGGCGCTGTTGGAGTGA
- the lysA gene encoding diaminopimelate decarboxylase, whose protein sequence is MSDRDAGGTGDAGGTGDAGTEVAAELPADNPPVRRVSDWDADRLRDLATEHGTPLYVQDLDRVRENCERLLAAFPDADVRYAVKAHTGRAVLEAVRDAGLDAECASAGEVDRALAAGFDGSRLHYTAVNPPARDLDYVVGVAAAEPDLTVTVGAVDTLDRLAERGYDGRVCVRVNPGVGAGHHEKVTTGGAAKFGIPYDRAAEATRAAAERFDVVGIHAHPGSGIDPDQLDSHRELVARMGELARDLSEPSDGGAAPVDLDYVDVGGGFGVPYEEDAPALDLPAVAAATREAVGPLPDGVDLAIEPGRYVVADAGVLLTRVNAVKPTPDETVVGVDAGMTDLLRPAMYDAYHPIRNLGGGLGRDGGDAPPVAEREATPVTVAGPICETGDTLGRNRALADPTRGDLLAVGVAGAYGYEMASQYNSRPRPAEVALDNGAATIARRRETLGDLTTVEREGTAEEGRREATSGADRPEGDR, encoded by the coding sequence ATGAGCGACCGCGACGCGGGCGGCACGGGCGACGCGGGCGGCACGGGCGACGCAGGTACGGAGGTAGCGGCCGAACTCCCCGCCGACAACCCGCCGGTCCGCCGCGTGAGCGACTGGGACGCCGACCGCCTGCGCGACCTCGCGACCGAGCACGGGACCCCCCTGTACGTTCAGGACCTCGACCGCGTCCGGGAGAACTGCGAGCGCTTGCTCGCGGCGTTCCCCGACGCGGACGTGCGGTACGCCGTCAAGGCGCACACCGGCCGCGCCGTCCTGGAGGCGGTCCGCGACGCCGGCCTCGACGCCGAGTGCGCCTCGGCCGGAGAGGTCGACCGCGCGCTCGCGGCCGGCTTCGACGGCTCGCGGCTCCACTACACCGCGGTCAACCCGCCGGCCCGCGACCTCGACTACGTCGTCGGCGTCGCGGCGGCGGAGCCGGACCTCACGGTTACCGTCGGCGCGGTCGACACCCTCGACCGCCTCGCGGAGCGCGGCTACGACGGCCGGGTCTGCGTCCGGGTGAACCCCGGCGTCGGCGCGGGCCACCACGAGAAGGTCACCACCGGCGGCGCCGCGAAGTTCGGGATCCCCTACGACCGCGCCGCGGAAGCGACCCGAGCGGCGGCCGAGCGGTTCGACGTCGTCGGGATCCACGCGCACCCCGGCTCCGGCATCGACCCGGACCAGCTGGACAGCCACCGCGAACTGGTCGCGCGGATGGGCGAACTGGCGCGCGACCTCTCCGAACCGAGCGACGGCGGCGCCGCCCCCGTCGACCTCGACTACGTCGACGTCGGCGGCGGCTTCGGCGTCCCCTACGAGGAGGACGCCCCGGCGCTCGACCTGCCGGCGGTGGCGGCGGCGACCCGGGAGGCGGTCGGGCCGCTCCCCGATGGCGTCGACCTCGCGATAGAGCCCGGACGCTACGTCGTCGCGGACGCCGGGGTCCTCCTGACCCGGGTGAACGCCGTGAAGCCGACGCCGGACGAGACGGTCGTCGGCGTCGACGCGGGGATGACGGACCTCCTGCGGCCGGCGATGTACGACGCGTACCACCCGATCCGCAATCTGGGGGGCGGGCTGGGGCGCGATGGAGGCGACGCGCCCCCCGTCGCGGAGCGGGAGGCAACCCCTGTCACGGTCGCCGGACCTATCTGTGAGACCGGCGATACGCTCGGTAGAAACCGAGCGCTCGCCGACCCGACCCGAGGAGACCTCCTCGCGGTCGGGGTCGCGGGCGCGTACGGATACGAGATGGCGAGCCAATACAACTCACGACCGCGGCCCGCGGAGGTCGCGCTCGACAACGGAGCCGCGACGATCGCCCGACGCCGAGAGACGCTCGGAGACCTGACGACGGTCGAACGAGAGGGAACCGCCGAGGAGGGCCGACGGGAAGCGACCTCGGGAGCCGACCGACCGGAGGGGGACCGATGA
- the dapF gene encoding diaminopimelate epimerase, with protein MSVYAVPVEKYHGTGNDFLVVDAAAENVGDRAAFARAYCDRETGVDGGDFDAEPPRDAGADRDGETGRRGADGVLFLSIEERFNPTRVVMTLVQPDGSTATMCGNGARVVARWAHDRTGDREFMIDTQAGTRRATVNADATAATIEMGQPTFGPRRVPVAREGPLAGEPLVDESVEGLTVTAANTGVPHAVAFVDGGRNDPDGIDAVDLDDVAPPVRHADVFPEGANVNLAAVVDDGSGGGPAVLDQRTFERGVEGETRSCGTGAVAVVAAARRLGLIDGDSAVSRPPGGELEITVPDAGHATLTGPVAHEFSGALPADPR; from the coding sequence ATGAGCGTCTACGCCGTCCCGGTCGAGAAGTACCACGGCACGGGCAACGACTTCCTCGTCGTCGACGCGGCCGCCGAGAACGTCGGGGACCGCGCGGCGTTCGCGCGAGCGTACTGCGACCGCGAGACGGGCGTCGACGGGGGAGATTTCGACGCCGAGCCGCCGCGCGACGCCGGCGCGGACCGCGACGGGGAAACGGGTCGACGCGGCGCCGACGGCGTCCTCTTTTTGAGCATCGAGGAGCGGTTCAACCCCACCCGCGTCGTGATGACGCTGGTCCAGCCCGACGGTTCGACGGCGACGATGTGCGGCAACGGGGCCCGCGTCGTCGCGCGGTGGGCCCACGACCGGACCGGCGACCGCGAGTTCATGATCGACACGCAGGCCGGCACCCGGCGCGCCACCGTGAACGCGGACGCGACCGCGGCCACCATCGAGATGGGCCAGCCGACGTTCGGCCCCCGGCGGGTCCCGGTCGCTCGCGAGGGACCCCTCGCCGGCGAGCCGCTGGTCGACGAGTCCGTCGAAGGGCTGACCGTCACCGCCGCCAACACCGGCGTCCCGCACGCGGTCGCGTTCGTCGACGGCGGCCGCAACGACCCCGACGGAATCGACGCGGTCGACCTCGACGACGTGGCCCCGCCGGTCCGCCACGCCGACGTCTTCCCGGAGGGCGCGAACGTGAACCTCGCGGCGGTCGTCGACGACGGGAGCGGCGGGGGCCCGGCGGTCCTCGATCAGCGCACCTTCGAGCGCGGCGTCGAGGGCGAGACGCGCTCCTGCGGCACCGGCGCGGTCGCGGTCGTCGCGGCCGCCCGCCGGCTGGGACTGATAGACGGCGACTCGGCGGTGAGCCGACCCCCGGGCGGCGAACTGGAGATCACCGTCCCCGACGCGGGCCACGCCACGCTGACCGGCCCCGTCGCCCACGAGTTCTCGGGGGCGCTCCCCGCCGACCCGCGATGA
- a CDS encoding haloacid dehalogenase type II — translation MSFDPGRVSTVTFDSYSTLVDVEAAEAALADRVADPEPVSRLWRSRSLAYTFVANYVDAYQPFYEMNRDALTHALEAHGVDLPAAERDEVLAVYHELEVFDDVRDAIGRLRDAGYDCYVLSNGDPEMLASLVDHADIADLIEDAISADEVETFKPAAELYRHGAARTGTPIDEVVHATAGWFDVLGARHAGMGAAWVDRKGTPWEPFGGEPDVTVETLHELADLLGA, via the coding sequence ATGTCGTTCGATCCCGGCCGCGTCTCGACGGTGACGTTCGACTCGTACAGCACGCTCGTGGACGTCGAGGCCGCCGAGGCGGCGCTCGCGGACCGAGTCGCGGACCCCGAGCCGGTGTCGCGGCTGTGGCGGTCGCGGTCGCTGGCGTACACGTTCGTCGCGAACTACGTAGACGCCTACCAGCCGTTCTACGAGATGAACCGCGACGCGCTGACGCACGCGCTTGAGGCGCACGGCGTCGACCTCCCCGCCGCGGAGCGCGACGAGGTCCTCGCGGTGTACCACGAACTGGAGGTGTTCGACGACGTGCGCGACGCCATCGGACGGCTGCGCGACGCCGGCTACGACTGCTACGTCCTCTCGAACGGCGACCCCGAGATGCTCGCGTCGCTCGTCGACCACGCCGACATCGCGGACCTGATCGAGGACGCGATCAGCGCCGACGAGGTGGAGACGTTCAAGCCGGCCGCCGAGCTGTACCGCCACGGCGCCGCCCGGACCGGGACCCCGATCGACGAGGTGGTCCACGCGACCGCCGGCTGGTTCGACGTGCTGGGCGCGCGCCACGCCGGGATGGGGGCGGCGTGGGTCGACCGGAAGGGGACGCCGTGGGAGCCGTTCGGCGGCGAGCCGGACGTCACCGTCGAGACGCTCCACGAGCTGGCGGACCTGCTCGGGGCCTGA